From Candidatus Omnitrophota bacterium, the proteins below share one genomic window:
- a CDS encoding TIGR00730 family Rossman fold protein: MKKMPKEYEIGDKNVDNLINELAKNCCSADTERLIHEILTTAVKLGKESGDKGDLKLVNNTLKELRYSFKIFTPYRSIKKVIIFGSARSKDTSVEYKMAEAFTKSLTDKGYMIVTGGGPGVMEAGNKGAKAGKEFALNIRLPFEQKPNPYIDEKDKIINFKYFFTRKLIFVKETDATALFPGGFGTLDEGFEMLTLFQTGKSRPRPIVLMEPAGSTYWEAWKRFVDKEILKNGFIDKNDLKLFKIVKSVDEAVKYIEDFYRVYHSIKYVSGQTVIRLNKELSEETLKLINQKFKDILTGGEIKLTGPMKEEAHRGEYLELPRLVMKFNMRNYGRLCELIHVINKD, encoded by the coding sequence ATGAAAAAAATGCCCAAAGAGTATGAGATCGGTGATAAGAATGTCGACAATCTGATAAATGAGCTCGCCAAAAATTGCTGCTCCGCGGATACCGAGCGTCTTATCCATGAGATACTAACTACCGCGGTTAAATTGGGAAAAGAGTCCGGCGATAAAGGGGACCTCAAGCTTGTAAATAATACCCTGAAAGAATTGCGTTATTCATTCAAGATATTCACTCCCTACAGAAGTATAAAAAAAGTCATAATATTCGGGTCCGCGAGATCGAAGGACACATCCGTCGAATATAAGATGGCGGAAGCCTTCACTAAATCCCTGACCGATAAAGGCTACATGATAGTGACGGGAGGCGGGCCGGGGGTTATGGAGGCCGGTAATAAAGGCGCAAAAGCGGGGAAAGAATTCGCGCTGAATATACGGCTCCCTTTTGAACAGAAGCCAAACCCTTACATAGACGAAAAAGATAAGATAATCAATTTCAAATATTTTTTTACCAGAAAATTGATCTTTGTAAAAGAGACCGACGCTACCGCTCTTTTTCCCGGAGGGTTCGGCACGCTTGATGAAGGATTTGAAATGCTCACCTTGTTCCAGACCGGAAAATCCAGGCCCAGGCCCATAGTTTTAATGGAGCCGGCGGGCTCTACATACTGGGAAGCGTGGAAGCGCTTTGTGGATAAAGAGATACTTAAGAATGGATTTATTGATAAGAACGATCTTAAACTTTTCAAGATCGTAAAAAGCGTTGATGAGGCGGTAAAATATATAGAAGATTTTTACAGGGTGTATCACTCCATAAAATATGTTTCAGGCCAGACCGTGATAAGGCTTAATAAAGAATTAAGCGAAGAGACATTAAAACTCATAAACCAGAAATTCAAGGACATCCTGACGGGCGGTGAAATAAAGCTCACGGGCCCTATGAAAGAAGAGGCCCACAGGGGAGAGTATCTGGAACTGCCCCGGCTTGTAATGAAATTTAATATGCGTAATTACGGAAGGCTCTGTGAGCTGATCCATGTAATTAACAAAGACTGA